A genomic segment from Syngnathus scovelli strain Florida chromosome 3, RoL_Ssco_1.2, whole genome shotgun sequence encodes:
- the homer1b gene encoding homer protein homolog 1b isoform X1: protein MGDGELVFQLPGRSGSPADNRSFSGGVGFGETLVLRHKEVHNFFFVPFREQPIYSTRAHVFQIDPNTKKNWLPTSKHAVTVSYFYDSTRNVYRIISLDGTKAIINSTISPNMTFTKTSQKFGQWADSRANTVYGLGFSTEHHLSKFAEKFAEYKEAARLAKEKSQEKMEMATSPSQESPAGDFSSPLTPVTPPMENINGTDEICDTTPNSDSRPEPSQNALAFAHSPAMTKHWEAELEALKGNNAKLTAALLESTANVKQWKQQLAAYQEEAERLHKRVTELECQSNQSPAIKSQKTELNQTIEELEATLRDKEEEMEKLKEELENMNDLMEQKDTLSQKLEETELRSRVLEQQLAGAEQRLEETQEEQENFRKSLRTLLELLDGKIFELTELRDTLARLIEEAS from the exons ATGGGGGATGGTGAGCTCGTTTTTCAGTTGCCCGGGAGATCCGGCTCTCCGGCGGACAACAGGAGTTTCAGCGGCGGCGTTGGCTTCGGAGAGACTTTGGTACTGCGGCACAAAGAAGTTCATAACTTTTTTTTCGTCCCCTTCAGGGAGCAGCCCATTTACAGCACGCGGGCCCACGTCTTCCAAATTGACCCCAACACCAAGAAGAACTGGCTGCCCACCAGCAAGCATGCCGTCACCGTGTCCTACTTTTACGACAGTACTCGCAATGTCTACCGCATCATCAGCCTGGATGGTACCAAG GCAATAATTAACAGCACCATCAGTCCCAACATGACGTTCACAAAGACCTCACAGAAGTTTGGCCAGTGGGCGGACAGTCGCGCTAACACTGTCTACGGCCTGGGATTCTCCACTGAACATCATCTGTCCAag ttTGCAGAGAAGTTTGCAGAGTATAAAGAAGCAGCGCGGCTTGCTAAAGAGAAAAGCCAAGAGAAGATGGAAATGGCCACCTCGCCATCTCAG GAGTCTCCAGCTGGGGATTTTTCGTCACCTTTGACCCCAGTGACTCCACCCATGGAAAATATCAACGGCACAGATGAAATCTGTGACACGACCCCCAACTCAGACTCCAGACCAGAACCGTCACAAAACGCACTGGCCTTCGCTCATAG CCCGGCAATGACAAAACACTGGGAAGCCGAGTTGGAGGCACTAAAGGGGAACAATGCCAAGCTAACAGCGGCTCTGCTGGAGTCTACTGCCAACGTCAAACAGTGGAAACAACAACTGGCTGCCTACCAGGAGGAGGCCGAGAGACTACACAAACGA GTGACAGAGCTGGAATGCCAGAGCAACCAAAGCCCGGCCATCAAATCTCAGAAGACAGAACTCAACCAAACCATCGAGGAACTGGAGGCAACCCTGAGGGACAAAGAAGAG GAAATGGAAAAACTAAAAGAAGAATTGGAAAACATGAATGACCTCATGGAGCAGAAAGACACTCTCTCCCAGAAACTCGAG GAAACGGAGCTCCGCAGTCGGGTGCTGGAGCAGCAGTTGGCGGGGGCCGAGCAGCGGCTGGAGGAGACTCAGGAGGAACAGGAGAACTTCAGGAAGAGCCTGCGAACGCTGCTGGAGCTGCTGGACGGCAAGATCTTTGAGCTGACCGAGCTCAGAGACACCCTGGCCCGACTCATAGAGGAGGCCAGCTAA
- the homer1b gene encoding homer protein homolog 1b isoform X2, with the protein MGEQPIYSTRAHVFQIDPNTKKNWLPTSKHAVTVSYFYDSTRNVYRIISLDGTKAIINSTISPNMTFTKTSQKFGQWADSRANTVYGLGFSTEHHLSKFAEKFAEYKEAARLAKEKSQEKMEMATSPSQESPAGDFSSPLTPVTPPMENINGTDEICDTTPNSDSRPEPSQNALAFAHSPAMTKHWEAELEALKGNNAKLTAALLESTANVKQWKQQLAAYQEEAERLHKRVTELECQSNQSPAIKSQKTELNQTIEELEATLRDKEEEMEKLKEELENMNDLMEQKDTLSQKLEETELRSRVLEQQLAGAEQRLEETQEEQENFRKSLRTLLELLDGKIFELTELRDTLARLIEEAS; encoded by the exons GGAGCAGCCCATTTACAGCACGCGGGCCCACGTCTTCCAAATTGACCCCAACACCAAGAAGAACTGGCTGCCCACCAGCAAGCATGCCGTCACCGTGTCCTACTTTTACGACAGTACTCGCAATGTCTACCGCATCATCAGCCTGGATGGTACCAAG GCAATAATTAACAGCACCATCAGTCCCAACATGACGTTCACAAAGACCTCACAGAAGTTTGGCCAGTGGGCGGACAGTCGCGCTAACACTGTCTACGGCCTGGGATTCTCCACTGAACATCATCTGTCCAag ttTGCAGAGAAGTTTGCAGAGTATAAAGAAGCAGCGCGGCTTGCTAAAGAGAAAAGCCAAGAGAAGATGGAAATGGCCACCTCGCCATCTCAG GAGTCTCCAGCTGGGGATTTTTCGTCACCTTTGACCCCAGTGACTCCACCCATGGAAAATATCAACGGCACAGATGAAATCTGTGACACGACCCCCAACTCAGACTCCAGACCAGAACCGTCACAAAACGCACTGGCCTTCGCTCATAG CCCGGCAATGACAAAACACTGGGAAGCCGAGTTGGAGGCACTAAAGGGGAACAATGCCAAGCTAACAGCGGCTCTGCTGGAGTCTACTGCCAACGTCAAACAGTGGAAACAACAACTGGCTGCCTACCAGGAGGAGGCCGAGAGACTACACAAACGA GTGACAGAGCTGGAATGCCAGAGCAACCAAAGCCCGGCCATCAAATCTCAGAAGACAGAACTCAACCAAACCATCGAGGAACTGGAGGCAACCCTGAGGGACAAAGAAGAG GAAATGGAAAAACTAAAAGAAGAATTGGAAAACATGAATGACCTCATGGAGCAGAAAGACACTCTCTCCCAGAAACTCGAG GAAACGGAGCTCCGCAGTCGGGTGCTGGAGCAGCAGTTGGCGGGGGCCGAGCAGCGGCTGGAGGAGACTCAGGAGGAACAGGAGAACTTCAGGAAGAGCCTGCGAACGCTGCTGGAGCTGCTGGACGGCAAGATCTTTGAGCTGACCGAGCTCAGAGACACCCTGGCCCGACTCATAGAGGAGGCCAGCTAA
- the cenph gene encoding centromere protein H translates to MEPSDDTGNQEEDVPLNDGSNGQSDISPDILKIKEQLFNQCFEMEAQLNRGTNLSPCSSAEAEERLAGNVSELERIKALHFNSTLALHRMQMWHAIEEKMKENNSETDALKAISDRCTMLCSQIKTAQEESRSLQDEITQLQKNRLELKCLLHEKMKAIEDLKVKKPHPDAEKYKTVLERGRTNLEELKKMVIMGQNILRGLLLAYKVNWMDDRDLRDIALTLEEFPITD, encoded by the exons ATGGAGCCATCTGATGATACGGGAAACCAGGAGGAGGACGTGCCCCTCAACGATGGATCCAATGGCCAATCTGACATCTCACCAGACATACTCAA AATAAAAGAGCAGCTCTTTAACCAGTGCTTTGAGATGGAAGCGCAACTTAATAGAG GCACAAACCTGAGCCCGTGCTCTAGCGCTGAAGCAGAGGAACGCTT AGCAGGCAATGTCAGCGAGCTGGAAAGAATCAAAGCCCTTCATTTTAACAGCACACTGGCTTTGCACAG AATGCAGATGTGGCATGCCATTGAAGAAAAGATGAAAGAAAATAATTCAGAGACTGA TGCGCTGAAAGCCATCAGTGATCGCTGCACGATGCTTTGCTCACAAATAAAAACAGCTCAGGAG GAATCAAGGTCTCTTCAAGATGAAATCACACAACTCCAGAAGAACAGGCTTG AGCTGAAGTGCCTCTTGCATGAGAAAATGAAAGCGATTGAAGACTTGAAGGTGAAGAAACCGCACCCAGATGCAGAAAAGTACAAAACTGTTTTGGAGAGAGGCCGCACAAACTTGGAAGAATTAAAAAAGATGGTCATCATGGGACAGAATATATTaagg GGACTTCTATTGGCGTACAAAGTAAACTGGATGGACGATCGAGATCTACGAGACATAGCCCTGACTCTGGAGGAATTTCCCATCACCGACTAA
- the LOC125994501 gene encoding junction-mediating and -regulatory protein, which translates to MRIAVWFHYFAGMSFTMEDNFESGWVAVRPNAFEDKEKNKFVFIVAWNEVEGKFAITCHNRTAQRRSFGASSRESEDGDKTRWAGSPVGDKVSRSPGLGAREAAVKGLKSKHPVSKFSPVRIKTVVNYVSSHVGSDTESQKEEQLPPVDSLDLEDVLNREDCSWAGLFSFQDLRAVHQQLCSVNSELEDCLPVFPEEPSGMWTVLFGPAEVSETEMDELCSKLQLYLGHALDICGWKILSQVLFTENDDPDEYYESLSELRQCGYEEALLRESKHLQELLDKHRSMESMVDLLALYEEEDQAYGCLLEASTQLYQYLLQPFRDMRELAMLRRQQIKISMENDYLGPRRIYALQKEDSDWQRKAQEAVLIIQDFTVKYFETTARAQKGVYDRMKVDQRKFGKASWTAAMERMERMRYSVAKETLQLQRAREISLEQRKHTLREEMQSLCSGEDAMTLLDHMESQYYELQLQLYDIQAEILQCEELLLTAQLDSIRRQMTEHQNEVVYYDTFESADDITEEDTAEKEELQRLQVSARQLEARRGRITAKRSYLKSKREICVSNHVKKQLVRQSTQNESLSPQILLPKYEEEEDERKNSRVRQERQKTLDRLRTFKQRYPGQVILKSARLRAAHSRRRERGRIMQTDGEDGREERSALADVQGPLRLSISVQTDPSSALTTQPVTGLAAHSLPPLPMPSPADSFCSPCSLSSLLASPASPPPPPPPLPVLPIREQVSPSESLKAEAQSGERPRSPLGPFHPRFFDSSQLVSARKKLRKTPGFDDHSRRGSCPMDEVLASLKRGSFHLKKVDQRALPPAAQNDDDSNNILAQIRKGVKLRQVPPEERKGQEQTTASKDPLTRSIYEALRRIKEASPESDSEEDGLGGPDWES; encoded by the exons ATGCGCATAGCGGTGTGGTTTCATTACTTTGCAGGGATGTCATTCACAATGGAGGATAATTTTGAGTCGGGCTGGGTTGCAGTTCGCCCAAATGCGTTCGAAGACAAGGAGAAGAACAAATTTGTCTTTATCGTAGCCTGGAACGAAGTGGAAGGCAAATTTGCCATAACGTGTCATAACCGGACTGCGCAAAGGAGAAGCTTTGGCGCCAGCAGCAGAGAGTCTGAGGATGGAGACAAAACAAGATGGGCCGGAAGTCCCGTCGGGGACAAAGTGTCCAGGAGCCCTGGCTTAGGAGCCAGGGAGGCTGCGGTAAAGGGCCTTAAAAGCAAGCACCCAGTTTCCAAATTTAGCCCTGTCAGGATTAAAACTGTGGTCAACTATGTGTCATCTCACGTCGGTTCTGATACAGAGTCACAGAAAGAGGAGCAGCTGCCCCCTGTGGACTCTTTGGACCTGGAGGATGTTCTGAACCGGGAAGACTGCAGCTGGGCAGGCCTCTTTTCCTTCCAGGACCTCCGGGCAGTCCATCAGCAATTGTGTTCTGTCAATTCAGAACTGGAGGACTGCCTCCCCGTCTTTCCAGAAGAACCAAGCGGGATGTGGACGGTGCTGTTTGGACCGGCTGAGGTCTCCGAAACTGAGATGGATGAGCTGTGTTCCAAGTTGCAGCTCTACCTTGGCCATGCGCTTGATATATGTGGCTGGAAGATCCTCTCGCAGGTATTATTCACAGAAAACGATGACCCGGATGAATATTACGAGAGCCTGAGCGAGCTGAGGCAGTGTGGATACGAGGAGGCGCTTCTCCGTGAAAGTAAACACCTGCAAGAA CTTCTGGATAAACACAGAAGCATGGAAAGCATGGTTGACTTGTTGGCGCTTTATGAGGAGGAGGACCAGGCTTATGGATGCTTGCTGGAGGCCTCCACGCAACTGTACCAGTATCTGCTGCAACCATTTCGAGACATGAGAGAGCTAGCTATGCTGCGCAGACAACAGATCAAG ATCTCTATGGAGAATGACTACCTGGGCCCGAGGCGTATTTACGCTCTCCAGAAGGAGGACTCTGATTGGCAGAGAAAAGCTCAAGAAGCTGTCCTTATTATCCaggattttacagtaaaatacttTGAGACAACAGCGAGAGCACAGAAAG GAGTATATGATCGTATGAAGGTGGACCAGCGCAAGTTTGGTAAGGCCTCATGGACAGCGGCGATGGAGCGCATGGAGAGAATGCGCTACTCCGTCGCTAAGGAAACCCTGCAACTCCAAAGAGCCCGGGAGATAAGCCTGGAGCAGAGGAAGCACACCCTTCGAGAGGAG ATGCAGAGCTTGTGTAGTGGTGAGGACGCGATGACCCTACTGGACCACATGGAGTCACAGTACTATGAGCTCCAGCTGCAACTGTATGACATCCAGGCTGAGATCCTTCAGTGTGAGGAGCTACTTCTCACTGCTCAGCTTGACAGCATTCGAAGACAGATGACAG AGCACCAGAATGAGGTGGTGTACTATGACACGTTTGAAAGCGCTGATGATATAACAGAGGAGGACACTGCTGAGAAGGAAGAACTGCAGCGACTTCAGGTCAGCGCGCGGCAACTGGAAGCACGAAGGGGCCGCATCACTGCCAAGCGCTCCTATCTGAAGAGCAAGAGG GAGATCTGCGTATCCAACCACGTTAAGAAACAGCTGGTGCGCCAAAGCACCCAGAATGAGTCCTTATCTCCGCAGATCTTACTG CCAAAATAcgaagaagaggaagatgagAGAAAAAATAGCAGAGTCCGTCAAGAGAGACAGAAGACTCTTGATAGACTTCGCACCTTCAAGCAG CGCTACCCGGGTCAGGTGATCCTCAAGTCGGCGCGTTTGCGTGCGGCCCACAGCAGAAGGAGAGAGCGAGGCAGGATTATGCAAACGGACGGCGAGGATGGAAGGGAGGAGCGTTCCGCCCTTGCCGACGTACAAGGGCCGTTGCGCCTCAGCATCAGCGTGCAGACGGACCCCAGCTCGGCGCTCACCACCCAGCCTGTCACAGGCCTGGCAGCCCACTCGCTTCCTCCTTTGCCCATGCCCAGCCCTGCAGATTCCTTCTGCTCTCCTTGCTCCCTGTCGTCACTGCTGGCGTCTCCGGCCTCACCTCCGCCTCCACCCCCTCCTCTGCCCGTCCTGCCAATACGAGAACAGGTGTCCCCCTCTGAGAGCCTGAAGGCTGAGGCACAGTCAGGGGAGCGCCCTCGCTCCCCGCTTGGCCCTTTCCATCCTCGCTTCTTTGACAGCAGCCAGCTGGTGAGCGCCCGCAAAAAGCTGAGGAAGACCCCTGGCTTTGACGACCACAGCAGACGAG GGAGCTGCCCCATGGACGAAGTCCTGGCCTCCCTGAAAAGAGGCAGTTTCCACCTGAAGAAGGTCGACCAGCGGGCCCTCCCTCCCGCTGCCCAGAATGATGACGACTCCAACAACATTTTAGCTCAGATTCGCAAAGGGGTCAAACTGAGGCaagtcccccctgaagaaaggaAAGGCCAGGAGCAGACCACCGCCTCCAAGGACCCTCTGACCAGGAGCATCTATGAGGCGCTTCGACGAATAAAGGAGGCCTCGCCGGAGTCGGACTCTGAGGAAGATGGTCTGGGTGGGCCGGACTGGGAAAGCTAG
- the dimt1l gene encoding dimethyladenosine transferase: MPKVKAEKKSRQHQEVKNQGIMFNTGIGQHILKNPLVVNSVIEKAALRPTDVVLEVGPGTGNMTVKLLEKAKKVVACELDCRLVAELQKRVQCTPMQAKLQILVGDVLKTDLPFFDVCVANLPYQISSPFVFKLLLHRPFFRCAVLMFQREFAMRLVAPPGDKLYCRLSINTQLLARVDHLMKVGKNNFRPPPKVESSVVRIEPKNPPPPVNFQEWDGLVRIAFVRKNKTLNAAFKSTAVEQLLEKNYRIHCSVSNVEVPANFSITKKVESILQEANFSDKRARSMDIDDFMVLLHAFNAAGIHFS, encoded by the exons ATGCCGAAGGTTAAAGCGGAGAAGAAAAGCAGGCAGCATCAAGAGGTTAAAAACCAAG GTATTATGTTCAACACAGGAATTGGTCAGCACATCTTGAAGAATCCTCTTGTTGTTAACAGCGTCATTGAGAAG GCTGCACTTAGGCCAACAGATGTGGTTTTGGAGGTGGGACCCGGAACTGGTAACATGACGGTGAAACTACTAGAAAAAGCTAAGAAG GTGGTGGCGTGTGAGTTGGATTGCAGATTGGTGGCGGAACTGCAGAAACGAGTACAATGCAC ACCCATGCAAGCTAAACTTCAGATTTTAGTCGGGGATGTTTTGAAAACAGACCTGCCCTTCTTTGACGTGTGTGTGGCCAATTTACCGTACCAG ATTTCATCGCCGTTTGTCTTCAAACTGTTGCTTCACCGACCTTTCTTCAG GTGTGCCGTGTTAATGTTCCAAAGAGAGTTCGCCATGCGTCTGGTGGCCCCACCTGGAGATAAACTCTACTGCAGGCTGTCCATCAACACTCAGCTTCTGGCTCGTGTGGACCATCTCATGAAA gttgggAAGAATAATTTCCGTCCtcctccaaaagttgagtccagTGTTGTGAGGATAGAGCCCAAAAATCCTCCTCCTCCAGTCAACTTCCAG GAGTGGGATGGCCTGGTCAGAATAGCCTTCGTAAGAAAGAATAAAACCCTCAACGCTGCATTCAA GTCGACTGCAGTGGAGCAGCTCCTGGAGAAGAACTATAGAATCCACTGCTCTGTGTCCAATGTG GAGGTGCCAGCAAACTTTAGCATCACCAAAAAAGTAGAAAGCATCTTACAAGAGGCAAATTTTAGTGACAAGAGAGCAAGGTCCATGGACATAGATGACTTCATGGT ATTGCTTCATGCGTTCAATGCAGCAGGGATCCACTTTTCCTAA
- the homer1b gene encoding homer protein homolog 1b isoform X3 — translation MGDGELVFQLPGRSGSPADNRSFSGGVGFGETLVLRHKEVHNFFFVPFREQPIYSTRAHVFQIDPNTKKNWLPTSKHAVTVSYFYDSTRNVYRIISLDGTKAIINSTISPNMTFTKTSQKFGQWADSRANTVYGLGFSTEHHLSKFAEKFAEYKEAARLAKEKSQEKMEMATSPSQESPAGDFSSPLTPVTPPMENINGTDEICDTTPNSDSRPEPSQNALAFAHREQFKTCRVCSF, via the exons ATGGGGGATGGTGAGCTCGTTTTTCAGTTGCCCGGGAGATCCGGCTCTCCGGCGGACAACAGGAGTTTCAGCGGCGGCGTTGGCTTCGGAGAGACTTTGGTACTGCGGCACAAAGAAGTTCATAACTTTTTTTTCGTCCCCTTCAGGGAGCAGCCCATTTACAGCACGCGGGCCCACGTCTTCCAAATTGACCCCAACACCAAGAAGAACTGGCTGCCCACCAGCAAGCATGCCGTCACCGTGTCCTACTTTTACGACAGTACTCGCAATGTCTACCGCATCATCAGCCTGGATGGTACCAAG GCAATAATTAACAGCACCATCAGTCCCAACATGACGTTCACAAAGACCTCACAGAAGTTTGGCCAGTGGGCGGACAGTCGCGCTAACACTGTCTACGGCCTGGGATTCTCCACTGAACATCATCTGTCCAag ttTGCAGAGAAGTTTGCAGAGTATAAAGAAGCAGCGCGGCTTGCTAAAGAGAAAAGCCAAGAGAAGATGGAAATGGCCACCTCGCCATCTCAG GAGTCTCCAGCTGGGGATTTTTCGTCACCTTTGACCCCAGTGACTCCACCCATGGAAAATATCAACGGCACAGATGAAATCTGTGACACGACCCCCAACTCAGACTCCAGACCAGAACCGTCACAAAACGCACTGGCCTTCGCTCATAG GGAGCAGTTTAAGACTTGTCGGGTCTGCTCTTTCTGA